In a single window of the Acidobacteriota bacterium genome:
- a CDS encoding universal stress protein, whose translation MKVLLATDGSSQATTALRTAATLLRQDDAEFDLVCVAPEYSFLKSKTPKTPQVAARMVEAYRRKIQLEAQGHLTRAQVMLAQRGIEANTRVGVGSPARVITQLADEYDLVVVGAHDQYTRSKPGLGAVASRVVAAASGAVLIGRELGEENRQWRILAAVDGSLAAEEALEFLAASFRLSEAEIILMHVVETPWVHLGLDSEWFDYQVRVTDESGSPADEGLDDELQHEGNSVIASARRQLEGHGLSAGVVIAEGDPALEILSEAERGEYDLIVIGATGEADLKHKMLGGVSTKVAYAAPCSTLVVKFTE comes from the coding sequence ATGAAAGTGTTATTGGCAACTGATGGTTCATCACAAGCGACGACGGCATTGCGCACCGCTGCAACCCTTCTACGCCAAGATGATGCGGAATTCGACCTGGTTTGCGTAGCGCCGGAATACTCTTTTCTCAAAAGCAAGACACCAAAAACGCCTCAAGTGGCGGCGCGGATGGTCGAAGCGTATCGCCGAAAGATCCAACTCGAAGCGCAGGGACATTTGACCCGCGCCCAGGTGATGCTGGCTCAGCGTGGAATCGAAGCAAACACGCGCGTCGGAGTCGGTTCACCGGCACGTGTGATCACGCAACTGGCCGACGAATATGATCTCGTCGTTGTTGGCGCGCACGATCAATACACACGTAGTAAACCGGGGTTGGGGGCAGTGGCCAGTCGCGTCGTCGCTGCAGCGTCGGGCGCGGTGCTGATCGGGCGTGAACTCGGCGAGGAAAACCGGCAATGGCGAATTCTGGCGGCAGTGGACGGTTCGCTCGCTGCCGAAGAGGCGTTGGAGTTTCTTGCTGCGTCTTTCCGTCTGAGCGAAGCGGAGATCATCTTGATGCATGTGGTCGAAACGCCGTGGGTGCATCTGGGGCTGGATAGCGAATGGTTCGATTACCAAGTGCGTGTGACTGATGAGAGCGGCTCTCCTGCCGATGAAGGTCTGGACGATGAACTGCAACACGAAGGGAATTCGGTCATTGCCAGCGCCCGGCGGCAACTTGAAGGGCATGGCCTTTCGGCCGGCGTTGTAATCGCTGAAGGCGACCCGGCGCTGGAAATTCTGAGCGAAGCCGAACGTGGCGAATACGATCTGATCGTCATTGGCGCAACCGGCGAAGCTGATCTGAAACACAAAATGTTGGGTGGCGTGTCCACGAAAGTCGCTTATGCCGCGCCCTGTTCAACGCTGGTGGTGAAGTTCACCGAGTGA
- the groL gene encoding chaperonin GroEL (60 kDa chaperone family; promotes refolding of misfolded polypeptides especially under stressful conditions; forms two stacked rings of heptamers to form a barrel-shaped 14mer; ends can be capped by GroES; misfolded proteins enter the barrel where they are refolded when GroES binds), whose amino-acid sequence MAHKQLLFRAEAREKILHGASALADAVRVTLGPKSKSVLIEKKWGKPLVCNDGVTIAKEVSLADPEENLGAQMIRQAAERTGETVGDGTSTATVLAHAIFAEGLRNVAAGASGVDLKRGLDRGLGVAVDAIRAISRPVQSRREKAQVATISAHNDAGIGELVADAMERVGAEGVVSVEESKTTETALEVVEGMQFDRGYISPYFITNAEKMEAALEEPLILIFEKKITRMDDLLPLLEAIAKAGQSLLIIAEEVEGEALATLVVNKIRGVLACAAVKAPGFGDRRKAMLQDIATLTGGQVISEELGMKLDKVSLADLGRAKRIVIDRENTTIIGGAGAKQSVEGRCIEIRKQIEQATSDYDKEKLQERLAKLAGGVAVIRVGAPSEAELKNRKDAFDDAISATKAAMAEGIVPGGGLALLRAIDAVEREAERCEGDERTGLLMLKRALESPTRQIAENSACDGGVVVNEMRKGTGNHGFDAARGEYVDLMEAGIIDPTKVVRTALENAVSVASVLLLTEATLTELPEPKAKTAPGLDGGLE is encoded by the coding sequence ATGGCTCACAAACAATTGCTATTTCGCGCCGAAGCACGCGAGAAGATTCTTCATGGCGCATCCGCGCTGGCGGATGCCGTTCGCGTCACGCTTGGCCCAAAGTCCAAGAGTGTTTTGATTGAAAAGAAATGGGGCAAACCGCTTGTTTGCAACGATGGCGTGACCATCGCCAAAGAGGTCAGTTTGGCCGACCCGGAAGAAAACCTCGGCGCGCAGATGATTCGCCAGGCCGCTGAACGTACAGGCGAAACGGTCGGCGATGGCACCAGCACCGCGACGGTTTTGGCCCACGCGATTTTTGCCGAAGGCTTGCGCAACGTGGCGGCAGGCGCAAGCGGAGTTGACTTGAAACGCGGTCTTGATCGCGGATTAGGCGTCGCGGTTGATGCTATTCGCGCGATTTCGCGCCCGGTGCAAAGCCGTCGCGAAAAGGCTCAGGTCGCGACAATTTCCGCGCATAACGACGCGGGTATCGGTGAACTCGTCGCTGATGCAATGGAGCGGGTTGGCGCGGAAGGAGTGGTTTCAGTTGAAGAGTCTAAAACCACCGAAACCGCGCTGGAAGTCGTCGAAGGAATGCAGTTCGACCGCGGCTACATTTCGCCTTACTTCATCACCAACGCCGAAAAGATGGAAGCAGCCTTGGAGGAGCCGCTGATTCTGATCTTTGAAAAGAAGATTACGCGGATGGACGACTTGCTTCCCTTGCTTGAAGCAATTGCCAAGGCGGGGCAGTCGCTGCTGATTATCGCCGAGGAAGTCGAAGGCGAGGCGCTGGCGACGCTGGTCGTCAACAAAATTCGCGGAGTGTTGGCTTGCGCCGCTGTCAAAGCGCCGGGCTTCGGCGACCGTCGCAAGGCGATGTTGCAGGACATCGCGACTTTGACAGGCGGGCAAGTGATTTCCGAAGAATTGGGAATGAAGCTCGATAAGGTTTCGCTTGCCGATCTTGGCCGCGCCAAACGAATCGTCATTGATCGCGAAAACACGACAATCATCGGCGGCGCGGGGGCGAAACAGTCTGTGGAGGGCCGCTGCATCGAGATTCGCAAGCAGATCGAACAAGCGACCTCCGATTATGACAAGGAGAAGTTGCAAGAGCGGCTGGCGAAACTCGCGGGCGGCGTTGCTGTCATTCGCGTCGGGGCGCCGTCTGAAGCTGAGTTGAAGAATCGCAAAGATGCCTTTGACGATGCGATTAGCGCGACCAAGGCGGCAATGGCCGAAGGCATCGTGCCGGGCGGCGGGCTGGCATTGTTGCGGGCGATTGACGCCGTTGAACGCGAAGCCGAGCGGTGCGAAGGCGACGAACGAACGGGGTTGTTGATGCTCAAACGCGCGCTGGAATCCCCGACGCGTCAGATCGCCGAAAATTCCGCCTGCGACGGCGGCGTGGTCGTCAACGAAATGCGCAAAGGCACAGGCAATCACGGTTTCGATGCGGCGCGCGGAGAATACGTGGATTTGATGGAAGCCGGCATCATTGACCCAACCAAGGTTGTACGCACCGCACTGGAAAACGCTGTTTCCGTCGCCAGCGTGCTGCTGCTGACCGAAGCGACTCTGACAGAATTGCCGGAGCCGAAGGCGAAAACAGCGCCAGGGCTTGATGGCGGTTTGGAGTGA
- a CDS encoding response regulator — MQGLKVLLVEDDGNMRGLYCFLLAREGCKVKAARNGLEAMAEIEANRPDILITDIAMPVFGGLHLIKALRAQSEFADLPILAMTAFSEHFHEQAFEAGANHAIGKPTEVTELCEAIRFALSQPGQQAATNLSLS, encoded by the coding sequence ATGCAAGGGTTAAAAGTTTTACTTGTCGAAGATGACGGCAACATGCGTGGTTTGTATTGTTTCCTGCTGGCCAGGGAAGGCTGCAAGGTGAAGGCTGCCCGAAATGGGTTGGAGGCGATGGCGGAAATTGAGGCAAATCGTCCTGACATTCTGATTACGGACATCGCGATGCCTGTGTTTGGCGGGCTGCATCTGATCAAAGCTCTCAGGGCGCAAAGTGAATTTGCCGACCTTCCGATTCTTGCAATGACGGCGTTTAGCGAGCATTTCCACGAACAGGCGTTTGAGGCGGGGGCGAATCACGCGATTGGCAAACCGACTGAAGTGACGGAGCTATGCGAGGCAATCAGGTTTGCTTTGTCGCAACCCGGGCAACAAGCGGCAACGAATCTCTCTTTATCTTGA
- a CDS encoding XRE family transcriptional regulator yields the protein MAKSFNTLREKMSPERHAQNEARTQQAIAEIALQELRQSLNLTQEQVGEMLQMNQAAVSRMERQSDMYISTLQRLVTALGGKLKIVASFPDKDVVINQFE from the coding sequence ATGGCTAAATCATTCAATACGCTCAGAGAGAAAATGTCACCTGAGCGACATGCTCAGAATGAGGCGCGGACTCAGCAGGCGATTGCTGAAATTGCGCTTCAGGAACTTCGTCAGTCTTTGAATCTGACGCAGGAACAGGTAGGAGAAATGTTGCAAATGAACCAAGCGGCGGTTTCCCGAATGGAGCGTCAGAGCGATATGTACATCAGCACGCTGCAAAGACTGGTTACGGCACTCGGTGGCAAGCTCAAGATCGTTGCCAGTTTTCCTGACAAGGATGTTGTAATCAATCAGTTCGAATAA
- a CDS encoding type II toxin-antitoxin system HicB family antitoxin, which translates to MQYQVFVQTVANNGFIAAVIGMPDCLAEGHTKEEAIANAKTALQSRLAQGEVVTIEVEEPIRNASGNPWLDSFGAFKDDPTYDDFLEKIAEHRRQLDEEEAAR; encoded by the coding sequence ATGCAATACCAAGTCTTTGTTCAAACCGTAGCCAACAACGGTTTCATCGCCGCGGTCATCGGCATGCCGGATTGTCTGGCTGAGGGTCACACCAAAGAAGAAGCCATCGCCAATGCCAAAACCGCTCTGCAATCCAGGCTGGCGCAAGGCGAGGTCGTGACAATTGAAGTAGAGGAACCTATCAGAAATGCCTCCGGCAATCCCTGGTTGGATAGTTTTGGCGCCTTCAAAGACGACCCAACCTATGATGATTTCCTTGAAAAGATTGCCGAACACCGACGGCAATTGGATGAAGAAGAGGCCGCAAGGTAA